In a genomic window of Akkermansia massiliensis:
- the thiS gene encoding sulfur carrier protein ThiS: MAAQNEIMLNGAPYGLAEPCSVSRLLELLNMNGKPVVVEHNGSALLPQDFFRVTVSPGDRVEIVSIVAGG; this comes from the coding sequence ATGGCAGCCCAGAACGAAATTATGCTGAACGGAGCCCCGTATGGACTGGCGGAACCCTGTTCCGTTTCCCGGCTTCTGGAACTCTTGAACATGAACGGCAAACCCGTCGTCGTGGAGCACAACGGCTCCGCGCTCCTGCCGCAGGATTTTTTCCGGGTTACGGTTTCTCCCGGAGACCGGGTGGAAATCGTCTCCATCGTCGCCGGCGGCTAG
- the mutL gene encoding DNA mismatch repair endonuclease MutL yields MPSIHVMSPTLASQVAAGEVVERPASVVKELVENSLDAGARSVRVEIRRGGVGLIKVTDDGCGMSREDACLCAKRHATSKLSSLEDLFEITHLGFRGEAIPSIASVSRFKLCTRQQQALEGWEVRIDGGLEHEPRSSGVSPGTAIEVSDLFYNTPARRKFLKSAETEASHVEHQIRLHALAYPQVRFTYKRDDQLVFDLPATADLRVRISALTDAATAAALIPIETTIGPGISVTGFLLPLSEARRTRKGQYVFMNTRPVEDQLINRAIRDGYGGFPTGLHPALFLYMEVEPALVDVNVHPAKKEVRFRRSADVVNTIVEAIANTLQKHARQEIHASAAVPETDGGPPEPPSAAPHGETPSRADNSQAFPPAKPRTAPAPSSKLPSLSPPPAGNHGRLFLFPPCAPFP; encoded by the coding sequence ATGCCCTCCATCCACGTCATGTCCCCCACTCTTGCCAGCCAGGTGGCGGCGGGCGAGGTGGTGGAACGCCCCGCCTCCGTCGTGAAGGAGCTGGTGGAAAACAGCCTGGACGCCGGAGCCAGATCCGTGCGGGTGGAGATACGCCGCGGAGGCGTGGGCCTGATCAAGGTGACGGACGACGGCTGCGGCATGTCCCGGGAAGACGCGTGCCTGTGCGCCAAGCGGCACGCCACCAGCAAGCTTTCCTCCCTGGAGGACCTGTTTGAAATCACTCACCTGGGCTTCCGCGGGGAGGCCATTCCCAGCATTGCCAGCGTCTCCCGCTTCAAGCTCTGCACCAGGCAGCAGCAGGCACTGGAGGGCTGGGAAGTACGCATCGACGGCGGGCTGGAGCACGAGCCGAGAAGTTCCGGCGTCTCCCCCGGCACCGCCATTGAGGTCTCCGACCTGTTTTACAATACCCCGGCACGCCGCAAGTTCCTGAAATCCGCGGAGACGGAGGCTTCCCATGTGGAGCACCAGATACGCCTGCATGCCCTGGCCTATCCCCAGGTGCGCTTTACCTACAAGCGGGACGACCAGCTCGTCTTCGACCTTCCGGCCACGGCGGACCTGCGCGTCCGCATCTCCGCGCTGACGGATGCGGCTACGGCGGCAGCCCTGATTCCGATAGAAACGACCATCGGGCCCGGCATTTCCGTCACGGGCTTCCTGCTCCCGCTTTCCGAGGCCAGGCGCACCAGAAAGGGGCAGTACGTCTTCATGAACACCCGCCCCGTGGAGGACCAGCTCATCAACCGGGCCATCCGGGACGGTTACGGCGGTTTTCCCACCGGGCTGCATCCGGCGCTCTTCCTGTACATGGAGGTGGAGCCCGCGCTGGTGGACGTCAACGTGCACCCCGCCAAGAAGGAGGTGAGGTTCCGCCGTTCCGCGGACGTGGTTAATACCATTGTGGAGGCGATTGCCAACACCCTCCAAAAACACGCCCGGCAGGAAATTCACGCTTCCGCCGCCGTGCCGGAGACGGACGGCGGCCCTCCGGAACCGCCTTCCGCCGCGCCGCATGGGGAAACACCCTCCCGGGCGGACAATTCCCAGGCCTTCCCTCCGGCAAAACCCCGCACGGCCCCCGCTCCTTCCTCCAAACTCCCTTCCCTTTCCCCGCCCCCAGCAGGCAATCACGGGAGGCTGTTCCTCTTCCCCCCCTGCGCCCCATTCCCCTGA